One Periplaneta americana isolate PAMFEO1 chromosome 8, P.americana_PAMFEO1_priV1, whole genome shotgun sequence genomic region harbors:
- the LOC138704773 gene encoding transmembrane protein 179B: MVVLEQYLQLYERESHLVSSAWKTFHIIFYVVIALSGIAASYTFSHVLESFGGNCVLHSNVTFVSDKTDNSTSYLTIDCVKTEWGRQSDCSFCQYVPVCSVIFSIVWITFFLMCGRGGKTTRGLSQPWRIVLPSLIFNITFLGVALAAACKLHDGINVFCNFFQDDMDETNCQDLARYQLMEGNTGLMTYGYMKAAQISAWINVAGWSLSILMLLLRCFCAPDFQLVEISILAPTPVQEHILSSSQESLDATCEEVNGHGNLGPKESQA, from the exons atggtAGTACTTGAACAGTACTTACAGTTATATGAAAGAGAATCACATTTAGTGTCATCGGCATGGAAAACTttccatataatattttatgttgtcatTGCTTTGAGCGGAATTGCTGCAAGTTACACTTTCAGTCATGTACTTGAAAGTTTTGGAGGCAATTGTGTTTTGCACAGTAATGTCACTTTCGTCAGTGACAAAACCGACAACAGTACATCATATTTGACTATCGACTGTGTTAAGACAGAATGGGGAAGACAGAGCGATTGCTCGTTTTGTCAATATGTGCCTGTTTGTTCAGTAATATTTTCTATTGTGTGGATAACATTCTTTTTAATGTGTGGAAGAGGCGGTAAAACTACTCGAGG gcTCTCTCAACCATGGAGAATTGTACTTCCATCGTTGATTTTTAATATAACCTTCCTCGGAGTTGCACTTGCAGCAGCATGCAAATTGCATGATGGTATCAACGTCTTCTGCAACTTTTTCCAGGATGATATGGATGAGACAAA TTGTCAGGATCTCGCCAGATACCAACTGATGGAGGGAAATACAGGTCTCATGACTTACGGTTATATGAAAGCTGCTCAG ATCTCAGCGTGGATAAACGTGGCTGGCTGGTCACTGAGTATACTTATGTTACTTTTGCGCTGCTTTTGTGCTCCTGACTTTCAACTTGTGGAAATATCAATCCTTGCTCCAACACCTGTGCAAGAACAT attttatcatccagccaAGAAAGCCTAGATGCTACTTGTGAGGAAGTGAATGGTCATGGGAATCTCGGACCCAAGGAAAGTCAAGCTTGA